In one Poecilia reticulata strain Guanapo linkage group LG8, Guppy_female_1.0+MT, whole genome shotgun sequence genomic region, the following are encoded:
- the prl gene encoding prolactin codes for MQQKSEKQVTGPRRRRKNRLRTCRTDKRTMAQRRISGGKLFITVVYLVAMCRAVPVNDLLDRASQRSDKMHSLSTLLTQEMDSHFPPYGRMQMPRPADCHTSALQTPNDKEQALQVSESDLMSLARSLLQAWVDPLAVLSTSAITLPHPSKSSISSKIQELQEHSKSLADGLNILSGKMGPSAQAISFLPYTGGTDLGQDRXTILNKFNFLLSCLRRDSHKIDSFLKVLRCRAAKLQPELC; via the exons ATGCAGCAAAAGAGCGAAAAACAAGTAACTGggccaagaagaagaagaaagaacagACTGAGAACCTGCAGGACAGACAAGAGAACGATGGCTCAGAGAAGAATCAGCGGAGGAAAACTCTTCATCACAG TGGTGTACCTGGTGGCCATGTGCAGAGCCGTGCCCGTCAATGACCTGCTCGACCGAGCCTCACAACGCTCCGACAAAATGCACTCTCTGAGCACGCTGCTCACCCAGGAGATG GACTCTCACTTCCCTCCTTACGGTAGGATGCAAATGCCTCGTCCTGCCGACTGCCACACCTCCGCTCTACAGACGCCCAATGACAAAGAGCAAGCTCTGCAAGTATCT GAGTCTGATCTGATGTCTCTGGCCCGCTCCCTGCTCCAAGCCTGGGTGGATCCGCTGGCAGTCCTGTCTACCAGTGCCATCACCTTGCCTCACCCATCCAAAAGCAGCATATCAAGCAAGatccaggagctgcaggagcatTCCAAAAGCCTGGCTGACGGTCTGAACATACTGTCCGGCAAG ATGGGTCCGTCTGCTCAAGCCATCTCCTTCCTGCCCTACACCGGCGGGACTGACCTGGGCCAGGACCGGKTCACCATACTAAACAAGTTCAACTTCCTGCTGTCCTGCCTTCGCCGCGACTCGCACAAGATCGACAGCTTCTTGAAAGTCCTTCGCTGTCGCGCAGCGAAGTTGCAGCCCGAGTTGTGCTAA